Proteins encoded in a region of the Rutidosis leptorrhynchoides isolate AG116_Rl617_1_P2 chromosome 9, CSIRO_AGI_Rlap_v1, whole genome shotgun sequence genome:
- the LOC139869255 gene encoding uncharacterized protein, with translation MSVRGSSASSRGHKRKNPPPPEPRAFQMSVDTATETDDEITGMFLINSLPAHLLFDCGENRSFMSVTICDKLKLPINVLSGPLRIEVGDGRTVPVTTSVSGVTIEIDGNEFPMTCLVMPIPRFDFVLGMDWLGRHKATKKSLAKGCDSFLAYVIDAKKEKKTIPDILIVSDFPEVFPAELPGLPPVREVII, from the exons ATGTCAGTCAGAGGATCATCTGCTTCTTCAAGGGGACATAAGCGAAAGAATCCTCCACCACCTGAACCAAGAGCCTTTCAAATGTCGGTTGATACAGCTACTGAAACCGACGATGAGATTACTGGTATGTTTCTGATAAATTCTTTGCCGGCTCATTTGTTATTTGATTGTGGAGAAAATCGCTCTTTTATGTCTGTTACAATATGTGATAAGTTGAAATTACCTATCAACGTATTATCTGGACCTTTAAGAATAGAAGTGGGTGATGGTAGAACGGTTCCAGTTACAACCTCTGTGTCTGGAGTAACCATTGAAATAGATGGGAATGAATTCCCTATGACTTGTCTTGTTATGCCTATACCAAGATTTGATTTCGTATTAGGTATGGATTGGTTAGGCCGCCATAAGGCAA CTAAGAAATCGTTAGCCAAGGGGTGTGATTCGTTTCTAGCATACGTGATCGATGCTAAAAAAGAAAAGAAGACGATACCTGATATCCTAATAGTGTCCGACTTCCCAGAAGTCTTCCCAGCTGAATTGCCAGGTTTACCGCCAGTTAGGGAAGTTATTATATAA